A window of the Rhizobium brockwellii genome harbors these coding sequences:
- the tsf gene encoding translation elongation factor Ts, translated as MSEITAAMVKELREKTGAGMMDCKKALAETAGDMEAAIDWLRAKGIAKADKKSGRTAAEGLIGVSSQGTKAVVVEVNSETDFVARNDAFQELVRGIAKVAVSTDGTVDAVAAATYPASGKSVSDTIKDAIATIGENMNLRRSVALSVEDGVVATYIHNAVSDGLGKLGVLVALKSTGDKDALNAIGRQVAMHIAATAPLAIRPEEVDAAVAERERNVFIEQSRASGKPDNIIEKMVDGRMRKFFEEVALLSQAFVINPDLTVAAAIKEAEKAVGAPIEVAGMARLLLGEGVEKEETDFAAEVAAAVKG; from the coding sequence ATGAGCGAGATTACGGCTGCAATGGTGAAGGAACTGCGCGAAAAGACCGGCGCAGGCATGATGGACTGCAAGAAGGCTCTTGCTGAAACCGCTGGCGACATGGAAGCGGCGATCGACTGGCTGCGCGCCAAGGGCATCGCCAAGGCCGACAAGAAGTCCGGCCGCACCGCTGCCGAAGGCCTCATCGGCGTTTCGAGCCAGGGCACCAAGGCCGTCGTCGTCGAAGTCAATTCCGAAACCGACTTCGTCGCCCGTAACGATGCTTTCCAGGAACTCGTCCGCGGCATCGCCAAGGTCGCCGTCTCGACCGACGGAACCGTCGATGCCGTTGCCGCTGCGACCTACCCGGCATCCGGCAAGTCCGTGTCCGACACGATCAAGGATGCGATCGCAACGATCGGCGAGAACATGAACCTGCGCCGTTCGGTCGCTCTCTCGGTCGAAGACGGCGTCGTCGCCACCTATATCCACAATGCTGTTTCCGACGGCCTCGGCAAGCTCGGCGTTCTCGTCGCGCTGAAGTCGACCGGTGACAAGGATGCCCTGAACGCCATCGGCCGTCAGGTCGCTATGCACATCGCCGCCACCGCGCCTCTGGCGATCCGCCCGGAAGAAGTCGATGCCGCTGTCGCCGAGCGCGAGCGCAACGTCTTCATCGAGCAGTCGCGCGCTTCCGGTAAGCCGGACAATATCATCGAGAAGATGGTCGACGGCCGCATGCGCAAGTTCTTCGAGGAGGTCGCCCTTCTCTCGCAGGCTTTCGTCATCAATCCGGATCTGACGGTTGCAGCCGCCATCAAGGAAGCTGAAAAGGCCGTCGGCGCGCCGATCGAAGTCGCCGGCATGGCCCGTCTTCTGCTCGGCGAAGGCGTCGAGAAGGAAGAGACCGATTTCGCGGCCGAAGTCGCGGCTGCCGTCAAGGGTTGA
- the pyrH gene encoding UMP kinase gives MSLEPVYKRVLLKASGEALMGGQGFGIDVTVADRIASDIAEARHMGVEVGVVVGGGNIFRGVAVASKGGDRVTGDHMGMLGTIINALALATSLRKLNIDTVVLSAISMPEICESFSQRATLYHLSMGRVVIFAGGTGNPFFTTDSAAALRAAEMGAEAIFKGTQVDGIYTADPKKYPDATRLDRLTHQEVLDRGLAVMDVAAVALARENSIPIIVFSIHEKGGFAEILTGGGLKTIVSDN, from the coding sequence ATGTCTTTAGAGCCTGTCTATAAACGCGTTCTACTCAAGGCCTCCGGCGAAGCGCTTATGGGTGGCCAGGGTTTCGGGATCGATGTGACGGTAGCGGACCGCATTGCATCCGATATCGCCGAGGCACGGCATATGGGCGTGGAAGTCGGCGTCGTCGTCGGTGGCGGCAATATCTTTCGCGGTGTCGCGGTGGCGTCCAAGGGCGGCGACCGAGTCACCGGCGACCATATGGGCATGCTCGGCACCATCATCAACGCGCTGGCGCTGGCGACCTCGCTGCGCAAGCTGAACATTGATACGGTGGTCCTTTCGGCCATCTCCATGCCCGAGATCTGCGAGAGCTTTTCGCAGCGCGCAACCCTTTATCACCTGTCGATGGGACGCGTGGTGATCTTTGCCGGCGGCACCGGCAACCCCTTCTTCACCACCGATTCCGCCGCAGCACTCCGCGCCGCCGAAATGGGTGCGGAAGCGATCTTCAAGGGCACGCAGGTGGACGGCATCTACACCGCCGACCCGAAGAAATATCCCGATGCGACCCGTCTCGACCGGCTGACGCACCAGGAAGTGCTGGACAGGGGGCTTGCGGTGATGGACGTTGCCGCCGTGGCGCTCGCCAGAGAGAATTCCATTCCGATCATCGTCTTCTCGATCCACGAAAAGGGTGGTTTTGCTGAAATCTTGACGGGCGGTGGCCTCAAGACCATCGTCTCCGACAACTGA
- the frr gene encoding ribosome recycling factor → MSEGIDIKELKRRMDGAISAFKSDIASLRTGRASANILDPVTIEAYGSRMPLNQVANITVPEPRMLSVSVWDKSMVSAVERGIRESNLGLNPIIDGQNLRIPLPELNEERRKSLVKVAHDYAEKSKVAIRHVRRDGMDGLKKAEKDGVIGQDESRAQSERVQKMTDETISEIDRLLGEKEKEIMQV, encoded by the coding sequence ATGAGTGAAGGTATCGACATCAAGGAACTGAAGCGCCGCATGGATGGCGCGATTTCCGCATTCAAAAGCGACATCGCATCGTTGCGCACCGGCCGTGCTTCGGCCAACATCCTCGACCCGGTGACGATCGAGGCCTATGGCTCGCGCATGCCGCTGAACCAGGTCGCCAACATCACCGTGCCCGAGCCGCGCATGCTGTCGGTTTCCGTCTGGGACAAGTCGATGGTCAGTGCCGTCGAACGCGGCATCCGCGAATCCAATCTCGGCCTCAACCCGATCATCGACGGCCAGAACCTGCGCATTCCGTTGCCGGAACTGAACGAGGAGCGCCGCAAGTCGCTCGTCAAGGTGGCGCACGACTACGCCGAAAAGAGCAAAGTGGCGATTCGCCATGTCCGCCGCGACGGCATGGACGGCCTTAAGAAAGCCGAGAAGGACGGCGTCATCGGCCAGGACGAGAGCCGGGCGCAGTCGGAACGTGTACAGAAGATGACGGACGAGACGATTTCCGAAATCGACCGCTTGCTTGGCGAGAAGGAAAAGGAAATCATGCAGGTCTAG
- a CDS encoding isoprenyl transferase yields the protein MSESVFVTVPEHVAIIMDGNGRWAKQRGLPRTMGHRKGVEAVRETVRAAGAAGIKYLTLFAFSSENWRRPEAEVSDLLGLLKAFIRRDLAELHRQNVRIKVIGDRDSLRSDILSLLLEAEETTRDNTSLTLVIAFNYGSRDEIARAVVSLARDVEAGRLRAQDITPALINARLDTAGIPDPDLIIRTSGEERLSNFLLWQAAYSEFIFLPEYWPDFSPEIFRSALETFASRERRFGGLSSQAAAVGT from the coding sequence ATGTCGGAATCTGTATTTGTGACTGTGCCGGAGCATGTTGCCATCATCATGGACGGCAATGGCCGTTGGGCCAAGCAACGTGGCCTGCCGCGCACGATGGGCCATCGCAAGGGTGTCGAGGCGGTGCGTGAGACAGTCCGCGCCGCCGGTGCGGCCGGCATAAAATATCTGACCCTCTTTGCCTTCTCGTCGGAGAACTGGCGCCGGCCCGAAGCTGAGGTCTCCGATCTGCTCGGCCTGCTCAAGGCTTTCATCCGGCGCGATCTCGCTGAGCTTCATCGCCAAAACGTGCGGATCAAGGTGATCGGTGACCGCGACAGCCTGCGCAGCGACATTCTCAGCCTCTTGCTGGAGGCCGAGGAGACGACCAGGGACAACACGTCGCTGACGCTCGTCATCGCCTTCAACTACGGTTCGCGCGACGAGATCGCCCGCGCCGTCGTCAGCCTCGCCCGGGATGTCGAGGCCGGCCGCCTGAGAGCTCAGGATATTACACCCGCGCTGATCAACGCCCGTCTCGATACGGCCGGCATCCCCGATCCGGATCTCATCATCCGCACCAGTGGCGAAGAGCGGCTTTCCAACTTCCTCCTCTGGCAGGCCGCCTATTCGGAATTCATCTTCCTTCCGGAATATTGGCCGGATTTCAGCCCCGAGATCTTCCGCTCGGCGCTCGAGACATTCGCCTCTCGCGAACGGCGCTTCGGTGGCCTGTCCTCGCAAGCGGCCGCGGTCGGCACCTGA
- a CDS encoding phosphatidate cytidylyltransferase yields MQQELKLRIVSGLILAAIVLAATWYGGFAFRILAVVIGLLIYYEWSKITGIARDWVANAVGWIGEAAIAFLVLVGNFEFAAGMLAGVTAVGIALIILQGTSRWFPAGLFYAGATGLALAAIRSDDRLGLYAMLFVFAVVWATDILAYFVGRALGGPKLAPSISPGKTWSGAIGGAVSAVAAGVVLIHFLLPGAEIVAAGVALVLSVCSQSGDLFESFIKRKFGVKDSSRLIPGHGGVMDRVDGLIFACFSAFLLAGLFSLIKGAGMTSLGAALFGL; encoded by the coding sequence ATGCAGCAGGAACTGAAGCTCCGCATCGTTTCAGGACTGATTCTTGCGGCTATCGTTCTTGCCGCCACCTGGTATGGCGGCTTTGCCTTCCGTATCCTGGCGGTCGTGATCGGCCTGCTGATCTACTATGAATGGTCGAAAATAACAGGCATCGCGCGGGATTGGGTCGCCAATGCCGTCGGCTGGATCGGCGAGGCGGCGATTGCCTTCCTCGTGCTTGTTGGCAATTTCGAATTCGCCGCCGGCATGCTGGCCGGCGTCACCGCCGTCGGCATCGCCCTGATCATCCTGCAGGGCACCAGCCGCTGGTTTCCGGCAGGCCTGTTTTATGCCGGCGCCACCGGCCTGGCGCTTGCCGCGATCAGAAGCGATGACCGGCTTGGCCTTTACGCCATGCTCTTCGTCTTTGCCGTCGTCTGGGCAACCGATATCCTTGCCTATTTCGTTGGCAGGGCGCTTGGCGGGCCGAAGCTTGCCCCTTCGATCTCGCCCGGAAAGACCTGGTCGGGTGCAATCGGCGGCGCCGTGTCGGCGGTCGCAGCCGGCGTCGTTCTCATCCATTTTCTCCTTCCGGGCGCTGAAATCGTCGCTGCCGGTGTGGCGTTGGTTCTCTCGGTTTGCAGCCAGTCGGGCGATCTTTTCGAATCGTTCATAAAGCGGAAATTCGGCGTCAAGGATTCGAGCCGTCTCATTCCGGGCCATGGCGGCGTCATGGACCGTGTCGACGGACTGATTTTTGCCTGTTTTTCGGCGTTCTTGCTTGCTGGGCTTTTTTCCCTGATAAAGGGGGCCGGAATGACGTCGCTCGGCGCGGCATTGTTCGGACTGTGA
- the rseP gene encoding RIP metalloprotease RseP has protein sequence METVSGIYAFLMGNIVTFILVLSLLVFVHEMGHYLVGRWSGIRILAFSVGFGPEIFGFTDRHGTRWKISVVPLGGYVRFFGDEDASSKPDTDKIAAMSEEDRARSFAGAKLWKRAATVAAGPIANFLLAIAIFTILFSVYGRTIADPVVAEVKPDGAAAAAGILPGDLLIAIDGGKVETFDDVRRYVGIRPSQKIVVTIERAGQKLDVPMVPQRVDTTDQFGNKVELGQIGIVTSREVGNFRLKTYTPLQSLREAVIETRDIVTGTFKYIGNIFSGTMRADQLGGPIRVAQASGQMASLGIGAVLQLAAVLSVSIGLLNLMPVPVLDGGHLMFYAVEAVRGKPLGSSAQEIAFRIGLAMILTLMVFTTWNDIGSLRG, from the coding sequence ATGGAAACGGTGAGCGGCATATACGCATTTCTGATGGGGAACATCGTTACCTTCATCCTCGTGCTGTCACTGCTCGTCTTCGTGCATGAGATGGGCCATTACCTCGTCGGGCGCTGGAGCGGCATTCGCATCCTTGCCTTTTCCGTCGGCTTCGGTCCGGAAATATTCGGCTTCACCGACCGCCACGGAACGCGCTGGAAGATTTCGGTGGTCCCGCTTGGCGGTTACGTAAGGTTCTTCGGCGACGAGGATGCTTCGAGCAAGCCCGACACCGACAAGATCGCCGCCATGTCCGAGGAGGATAGGGCACGCTCCTTTGCCGGCGCCAAGCTGTGGAAACGCGCTGCAACCGTCGCGGCTGGCCCGATCGCCAATTTTCTGCTCGCGATCGCCATCTTCACCATTCTTTTCTCGGTCTATGGCCGCACGATCGCCGATCCTGTCGTTGCCGAGGTCAAGCCCGACGGCGCTGCCGCTGCCGCCGGCATCCTTCCAGGCGATCTGCTGATCGCCATCGACGGCGGCAAGGTCGAGACCTTCGACGACGTGCGCCGCTACGTCGGCATCCGCCCGAGCCAGAAGATCGTCGTGACGATCGAGCGCGCCGGCCAGAAGCTCGATGTGCCGATGGTGCCGCAACGCGTCGACACGACCGACCAGTTCGGCAACAAGGTCGAGCTCGGCCAGATCGGCATCGTCACCAGCCGGGAGGTCGGCAACTTCCGCCTGAAGACCTATACGCCGCTACAGTCGCTGCGCGAGGCTGTGATCGAGACCCGTGACATTGTCACCGGCACCTTCAAATATATCGGCAACATCTTCAGCGGAACGATGCGCGCCGATCAATTGGGCGGGCCGATCCGCGTGGCGCAGGCGTCGGGCCAGATGGCGTCGCTTGGAATAGGGGCGGTGTTGCAGCTTGCGGCGGTACTTTCTGTTTCGATAGGATTGCTTAACCTGATGCCGGTTCCGGTACTTGATGGCGGCCACCTGATGTTCTATGCGGTGGAAGCGGTGAGGGGAAAACCGCTGGGCTCTTCGGCCCAGGAAATTGCGTTTCGCATCGGCCTGGCGATGATACTGACATTGATGGTTTTCACGACCTGGAACGACATTGGCTCGTTGAGAGGGTAA